One genomic window of Euleptes europaea isolate rEulEur1 chromosome 10, rEulEur1.hap1, whole genome shotgun sequence includes the following:
- the ADI1 gene encoding acireductone dioxygenase — protein MVAAWFMDESPEDQRKPHRREPNQPASLELLRQLGVCYWKLDADNYETDPVLAKIRKEKNYSWMDIITIHKDKLPNYEEKIKIFFEEHLHLDDEIRYILEGSGYFDVRDKDDKWIRIAMEKGDMITLPAGIYHRFTLDESNYVKAMRLFVGEPVWTAYNRPADHFPAREQYQQFLAQAVQ, from the exons aTGGTGGCAGCGTGGTTCATGGACGAGTCCCCGGAGGACCAGCGGAAACCGCACCGCCGGGAGCCCAACCAGCCCGCCAGCCTCGAGCTGCTCAGGCAGCTGGGCGTTTGCTATTGGAAA cTGGATGCTGATAACTATGAGACCGATCCAGTCCTAGCAAAAATTCGGAAGGAGAAAAACTACTCTTGGATGGACATAATCACTATACACAAAGATAAACTGCCAAATTATGAAGAGAAG ataaaaatattttttgaagaGCACTTACACCTGGATGATGAGATTCGCTACATCCTGGAAGGAAGTGGGTATTTTGACGTTCGTGATAAAGACGACAAATGGATTCGGATTGCCATGGAGAAAGGAGACATGATCACGCTCCCTGCTGGCATCTATCACCGATTTACACTGGATGAGTCT AATTATGTGAAGGCAATGAGGTTGTTTGTTGGAGAACCAGTGTGGACAGCTTACAACAGGCCAGCTGATCATTTTCCTGCTCGTGAGCAGTACCAGCAGTTTTTGGCACAAGCAGTTCAATAA